From Punica granatum isolate Tunisia-2019 chromosome 1, ASM765513v2, whole genome shotgun sequence:
acgCATCCACTGAAGCACCTGCAATTTTTATTCGTCCAAAGTTCATCACGGGAGCCAGCCCATCATCGAATTATCCCACACCGCAAAAGCTGGACTTGTAACACACTCTTTCGGACCCATAACGTTGCCAATCACAAAAATCAAGGCATTCTCGAAACTGGATGAATGTGAAAAATTCCCACCAATCACCGGGAAAACAGTAGTCCAGCATACTTTTCTTCCTCGACATATGAAAGCTTTTCCTGTTTCTCACAGAGAAAACTCCGGCACACAATCAGGCAAGCAAGAGCAACACACAATACCCCAACATTCGTTGTAAATGTCATGCTTCCAACACCCTATATAGTAAAGCAGCATGATGGCAGTAACTTCTATGCTTCATCTAATTGATCCGATCCCATGAAGATACCCACAAGGCCGAAAAACTAGCCCTCATaatgccaaaaaaaatatggtaAACCATCAGTTCCATGCAATGTAATCTTCAGCACATACTGCCTCAGCATGACATGTTCAACTATTAGAGTCTGGCATAAAAATAATCCATGGGACAATGATATGTCCCTTCATGTAATGCCATCTGTTATGCAGACAAAGATCGTGATCAATTAATCCCTCCAACATCAACAAGACACGGCATCAATTGAAATCTTCGAAGTCCGCAACCTCACCGCATGGAAATGGCATGCTCAGTCACTAGAACCCCATAGCAAAAAATAAGAAGCCATGGGAGATATCAGCTCAATGCATTTCCTTATGTCAACAAACTATGGGACTATTTAGTAGGTAAAGCACTGATGTGAGTCGTGACAGCGAGCAAAATAACCACCACGAGACAACCTTCAAACCCAACCTATTTTTCACCATAAGCTGAGCAAAATAAAAGCTGACAGAGAACAGATGCCAAATAACGATGAAACATTAATCATGGATAGCATGATCAGCAAAAAAAGGCATGTTACCAGATCAAACACAAAGTGTAGGCACGTGATTCAATTTGACAGCCATATACGATCTCAGAGAAACTCGTCTATGCCTCCTCACAAATGCACATTCTCCATCTGGATAACATGTTTCACGTCCCATGCTAGGTTCACTCATCCAAGTGCAGAATCCTTTTTCTTCCCATATGGGTTCTTTGAGTATGTAATCACAAGTCAAGGAATGCAAGAACAAATTATTCGTCACCATATAGGCCAAAGGTCACAATTAAGCATATAGTACTGTGATCACTCACACTGATACATCAACTTCCACTACAATTGCTTCTTGATCTCCACCAAAACAAGCCAAACAAAATTAGCTCAAAATACGAGATTGTCAAAAAGCATCTAAAGTTGAAGAGAGAAGCAGGAATATAATATGGAAGAAAGCATAAAGGCCTGAAGCCACAGAATTATAGCATggagaaaaatgaagaaaaggaTATTGTATTCGCATCCCAAGAGAACCAGAACAGGGAATGACGGTTCCCTGTAAACTATGGTGCACATTGGTAGCACTATTCACATCCTGTTATATCAATAGAGTTGTTAATCAAATAGAGTCCCATTAAATATTAAGATTAATGAAGTTTCTATTCATCATAAATTCAAAAACAAGAACTTAACATCAAGCACCAGTGGCATACTTACGTCAAATTCAATAAGGCAAACAGTATGTTTTTCCTGTCTCAAAATCTTCATTTGCTTGAAACCAGGTTCTCTACAAAACCATCTCAAATAGGTAAATAGAATTCCTACGCTGCAGACATTAtcagtagagagagagagaggcataTTGAACAAGTGGCAGTGTTTACCAgcacaaaagaagaaaacataGCAAAAAGGTCTTGAGGATTCTTACATGCTGAAAAGGCCCCTCAGTTCTTCCTCATTAATGTTCTCTCCCAATTTCCCAATGAACAATGTATTACAAGGAGGGTTATCTTTTGTGTTCTGccattaaatataaatttagaaaaatgaatCACATTCTTCACTGAATGCCAAATTATGACCCGGCTGAAAatgttgcaagaaaagtacgGCCTAGAAAGTAATGAGACAGACATAATAAACAAGAcaccgaaaaagaaataaaccaTGACCTTATATCTATAATAAAACAAACTAATAGCAGCATTTAAAGATCTAGTAATGTCAGCATGCCAAACCAAGATTGCTAGTTTTACCTGTACGGGCAGGTAACTAACTGGTGCAGGTACGGGAGAAGGTGCAGGCATTGGTATAGGAGGTATATGATTTCCTCCATATGGATCATATGGACAAGGGGGAGGCAGAGCCATTTTCCTACATCACGTGGAGATCATGACAGAAGAAAAGTAAGATTCTATTAAATCAA
This genomic window contains:
- the LOC116192070 gene encoding cell wall integrity protein scw1-like isoform X1 — translated: MALPPPCPYDPYGGNHIPPIPMPAPSPVPAPVSYLPVQNTKDNPPCNTLFIGKLGENINEEELRGLFSIEPGFKQMKILRQEKHTVCLIEFDDVNSATNVHHSLQGTVIPCSGSLGMRIQYSKNPYGKKKDSALG